Genomic DNA from Parambassis ranga chromosome 10, fParRan2.1, whole genome shotgun sequence:
CCAAACACGGGTTTGCTTGAATGAGTTAGCCTTGTATCTACACGTGAATGTGACCGAGCAATGTGCACAGCACTAAACAGGTTAGTTGTTGACACAAGCCTTGTGCACACAACTGAGTTAAACATCTACAAATGTGAGTGACCTAGTGACACATATGTGACTGATTTAAAGTTGTCTTAAATGATATAACTGCAGGATTACAAGTAATGTGAAATAATATGTCATTATTTGAATAAAGATGTGTTTGAGCTGTAACCCATTTATTTCAACAGCAACATACATGTAGTTATCACTGCTCATATAGTAATAATTCAAACACCTCCAAACCAATCAGGTACCTGTCCGAGCCATTCCAGGCACACTCAAACTTGTCAAAGATGCAGTCATTCTCGTAAAGGGAACACAACTTGCTGCGGAGGTAATCATGAACCTGgagacaaaaaaatacacatacagaTATGATAAAGGttcctacacacagacacacacctgcttcaCTCCCTGGTATTGACTGTGTAAACTATGAATAGAAGAGCAAGCACAAGCCAGATGCACTCACATACAAAGCTGAGCACAGATAAAACAGGTTAAATGTGGGTACCCTGTAACACAAAGGGTGCCCAAAGGCACACTAATAAGAATCAACACCGGCCCTGAGCAAAACAAGGGGCAGGAGTGTATTTCAATCTAAACTCCTTCTCTATATCGCTAAATCCATTAACATCCTGCTCTCTGTTATCACACCTACCAAGGGCATGATAATAGGGAcacacatgtgaacacacacacatcatcactgACTAATAACGCTATTTCATTCGACCTGCCTGTGTCAGCACTGTGTCTGCCCTGTGATGCAAGAGGTTGAAATCTACACCCTCCTGCAGCCACTGTGCTCTGCATTAAGCCTCCACTGACAATACATTTTGCATAAAGTCAGCAGTCAACAGTTTTGCAATCAATAAACGGTCACGCTGAGGTCGTCTCACGGTTGTACATCAAATCTGGTGACATTTGTGTTTTCCCCTATGGGTCTTTCTGCACATAGTGAAATGATACAGTGTCAGCAGGCAGTCCACGTGATCCCTGATTTAATTCTATACCTCCTTCATCATgaatgtgtgcatatttttcaTGTTCCTGGTGGATGAAGTACATTTATTGTCATCCATGTGGATGAACTGTATGTCGCTTATGACATTCATCCTCACAGAACCTCAAGCAATGTTGGAATCGGTATGTCTGAATCAGATCTGCTCAGTTACTGTCATTCTATGGCTGCTTTATCTTATCGTTTAGGATTATTGTCTTTCTGCATCCCTACACCTGGAAAGCCAGCCTGACATTATAGTGTGAGATACTTCACACACTTTTCACACTTCACACAAAAATttgctgatttatttttcaatttTCCAAGTGTTGACACAGCGAGGCAGCCAAGTCATGGTTCTAATTATGAGCTGAACACTGAAAATAAGTGTTTAACTCAAAGTAGCTGGGGTTTGTTAATTTCTACTACTGTGCACTACTATGTatgatgtacattttttttttaaattaatgaaaGCAGATAACTTCAAGGGTTTTACCATCTTTTTCTCACCGTTTACCATCCTCAGTCCCTCTTTCAAACCCTCACCCATTTTCTCTCCCActttcccctctccctccctccccttgcTGCATTGCAGATCTAGGTGTCAGCTGTGTAAGGTATCCCTCCTTCCCGCTTTACTTTATGAGTGGAGGCCCAACAGCCTATAAATAGCTCCAGTGCGTCTTAGCCTCCCACTCCTGGCTGCCTCACAGGCCTTCACACgtcaggcacacacagagatacacacacgtTCACCCACACGCCTGCAGCAAGAATACTAAacaaatattgaaaaaaaaacaagttatatATATGTTACATTATAAATAATTCTATTGCCCAGAAATGTATAAACAGAAGCTGGTGTGGTCTAGTGTGAACACAGACAAACTACCGTATGTGTGGGGGATATTTTAATAGAGGCAAATAGAAAAAAGGCCCCTTGTATAGTGCTTATTAGTACACTTTTAACAGCCTTTGTAATCACTATAATCTCTGATACTttactgtttgtatttgtcAGAACAGACAGAGGTCTGGAGAGTATAGTCTGAACTTAAAAAACTTTGGCCACAGTGAGGGTCTCTGGAGATTCACTGAATTCTCTGGCCTGCAATCAATCCAATTATCCCTAAAAGGATTTGGAAAAATCTAATCATCAGTAAGTACTGTGATCGTGAAAGACGACCTTCTGCCCATGATTCATTTCTCCAATTATGCATATTTTCCAGGATGACAATACTTGTTTTCTGTAAAAGGACATTGAGTCACCAAGCAGTTTGACCAGCACAACTGTGATCCCAATCAGAAGGAAATGAGCATTTAATGCAACCATTTGTTTGCACAGAAAGATGCAAATTTGTTATAATTGTACTGTCAGTTTGTCAGGGGGCTTACTTACACTTCCCACCAATTGGGGGAAAATTTGATTTCACTAACAAACCTAAGCAGGATTTTCACCTGCCTGATGCTTTACAGGGACATACGTGGTCTGCATACAGTGTGAAAGGAATGTCCACAGGCCAGGACTAAGGTTTCCTAGCATTGCACTTAGCAAACATCACACAGCTCATTGTATGTAGTCAGACCACAACCCTGTCACAGTCACTTAGCTAGCActcaaaacatatttttctcCTTCAAACACAGCATCACTTCATGTGTTGTATAGATGGTACAGGGCCTCATGTTTTTCTACACATGGCCGGTCACACACCTGGTATGTCTCCAGGGGCTTGCTCTCCATGTTGAGGTCCCAGACTTTGGCAGTCAGGTAGTCTCTGGTGAGCAGGTAACGTCCACTGTGGCTAAACTTGACGTCTGACACAGAGGAGATGATCTCGGAGAAGAAGGAGCGGGCACTCGGATCCTCTGGCTCCTCGAACACTGGTAaagattgggggggggggagagggtgAGTGCTCTTTAGCCTAATGCCAGCACAAACAGTTAGATACAATGTGTGGGTCTTGAGTCTTGCTGAGTCCACGAGGCAGATCGACCATACGAATGACTAATGAATGGCTGTCTGAACAACAACTGATCAAGAGTTCAACCAAGAGAAAAGAAAACTCCAGCTGCTTTAGCACAGTTTGTGCAGGAACACTGAGCTAATGACTCATGGTCAGATATTGAAAAATATGGGGAACaaaatgtggggaaaaaaaatcaccaagGACCACAGACATAGGCAAAAATGTACTATAATGTGAATTGTTGCAGATTTATAAAAAGCAGTCCTGTTTTATATTAGTGAAAGAACTCACTGGGGCCTAAAGCAATATTGTTACACCATACAAAAGAAGAGATATACACTGGGTTCATTATGAGGATTACAATTATAGCTGCTTACAGTTGAAATCTTATGAATTAATTTGCATTAGGGTAAGAAGCAAAATCTTCTGAAATATCAAAATGCAGAAACAGACACTACATCAGcgctttaataaaaaaaaacataacatgtgcAATATGTCTCTGTCCTGTGTCTCAGCAGGTTTACTCACATTTGGAGTGCTTGTCACACAGTGCTGCTTCTCTCATGTCACAGAGGCGCAGGGTGCCTTTGCTGCTGCTATACACAAACAGGTTACAGTGGTGAGGGTGAAACTCAGCTGCTGTGATCACCTCTGTCAGATCCTCCATGTTGGCTGGCTTGATGTCCACAATGTCTGATTGAAAGCGGCATTGCTCAGGGAAATAACAAAGAGTCAGCTAAACTATCTTACATGTTCGCCATCACACTCTGTACAGTGCAAACGTTCGTTGCTGTACAATAATACATATTCATTACTTTATCAATTTGTAAATCTCTGGAAACCCACGTGGGCCCATAATACATTAACATATAAATGTATACACAGTCTACAGAGCGTAAATAATTTACAGCAGGAATCAAACAAaccaataaatatatatcttgGGGGAATTGTTGAGAGAAAAGTAATTCTATATCCAGATAAATTGTATAGTGATGAATCCTGCCCAGGTCAGGGACGTGTCCTATTGAGCTGGATTAGAACTCAGAAAGAACCTGAAATATTTATGCAGCCTGTGAATTATTCATTACGATACATATTACCTCCTTAGGAATAATATTCCCCTCCCCcaacaatgtgtgtgtctttgtgcatgtCTGTATACAACAAAGTGGGGTTTGCACTGtaggagtttgtgtgtgtggtaatgtgTGAATGAATTATCTAGGTTCACATGCCACATAAATCTGTTCCGGCTTTCACATGTGTGTATTGTATTATATTCCTCTGCACTACAAGCCACAAAGGATACTGAAGCTACGATCAGTGATGTCCAGATGCCAGAGGTTGATCCTCAGGTCATCAGCTGACATGTAGGTCTCATAGTCAGAGTTGACAGAGATGGAGTTGACGTGGTAGGTATGGGCATTGGCAAACACTCGTCGAGGGCTCACCTCCACCATCAGGTCCATGGGTTTTAACACGGGCACCTGTGAAAGAGTGCGGTTTAACATCCTTGTCTTTTTTGGAGAAGAAAGATGGTCAAACAGAGAGAGtagatcaaaataaaataattatattGTGTCAGGATTTAATATTCATATGTTACTCCCTTTGATATCAATAATAGATAACTCCTACAGACCGAAATTGATTGCTTGATTAAGATCGGATTAAGTCAAGCACAGAATGGGGTCTTGATCTTGTGTATATTATAACagcccctacacacacacacaatttaactgctaatataaaaaaaaaccacagaTGCTCTGATGAATCCAGTGCGGATGTTGTAGTGCTGCACTGTGTAGCTGGAGGATTTCTCCACCCCCACAGACACGTGCTCTCACATGTACCTTGTGCCAGTGACCCATTTttgcacatgcaaacacatctgTACACACTGACCCAGTTTTATTGCCTAACCTGCACATCACAAAGATGTTtatatacagacagacagacagacagacagacagacagacgggcggacagacagacagacagacagacaaatctTCCACCTGTAGGGAGGTGACTGTGGATATGTCCTTGATGCGACCCTCCTCATCCTTCAGGTTGTATCCCTCGGGCCGTTTATCTCTTTCACTCACCTTCCACAACTTAATCGTcttatctgaaaaaaaaacaaggccaTTGACTCCTCTGATAACAACAGAGGTAATGAGTCAGTGTAACTAATGAATAAAATGTGCTTGTTATAAGATTTTTAGGTTAACTAAAACTAGTCAACTCTTAATTCAAACTAAATAACTCAAATAAATGACTAAATCCACTCGACAATCAAATTTAAAGGAAATCTCAGACTCTTTTactaaaaaaatgacagcaagCAGCATCAGCTGGGGAGGCAGGTCTTCCATTTTTCATAGCCTCAACTGTAAATAATACAGTATTTAACAGAATCAATAACAGCTCAGCAGTAAATCTATAGATCTTCTataaacttaaaatgtaaacataaagcagaaacacccctctctctctctttctgccaaGCAAGGCAAACTCAGGCACTAATGCACTATAGACCATTGTAATGCAGCAGAAATGGGAGCACAATATTGCCGTATACATTTTTGTAATAATGGTTCTAAGGGCCATTTTAGTGTGACACACACTTTGACCTTTTCAAAATGGCAggtcacattttaaaaacagggTCAGCAGCTACTGCACAGAAATATGATCATTACAGCTGATTCACGAGAAGTGTTTTCACTGAATAACTTTCACAGCACTTCTTTTACagcttttagtgtgtgtgtgtgtgtgtgtgtgtgtgtgggctcttTTACCATTGGTTGAGAGGAGAAAGTGTGCAGCGTTCTGCTGAGGCAGCCATCGGATTTTATTGATCTTTTCCTCAATCTCCAGACTCTTAAGGTAGTCGAATTCAGGCTCATGGCTCTGAAAGGTGCTGTAGACATTATACTCTCCCTGGGAGAATGGCTCAGTCTTGCTCTGTAGAAAGAAACAGAGCAAGTAAAGGTATACGTTTCTCACATGCATTATCATGGTGCAAAAAACTGTAACTCCCTGGACCTAATTCAGTCAGTCTTAACCTTGATTATGTGCAGAAGCAGTGTGGCTCAGACTCTGCACAGCACTGTAATAAAGCATCAACTATTTATCAACCAATATAGAGTGTGGCTGGAGGGTAACAGAGTGCATTCATCAGTGCTCTCACAGCAGGAATAAAAAactgtatatctgtgtgtgtgtgtacctctggTTCCCTCTGAAAGATGACCACACGGCCCCCTTTGTCCCCTGTGGCCAGGAGCTCTCCTGTGTGATTGAACTCAACAGTGGAGATGATATCAGctggagagagcaagagagccagagaaagagagaaggggagggagagagggggagggagagggagggagggagggagggagggggagagagagagagggtataGTATTATCTATTTGACCTCATACAATCATTCATCTGAATAATATGTACGTTGATTAAAATATGTGTGGGATAAAACAATATTTGATTGCAAACACAACGATTATGCGATTGTGTTCACAgtataaaacacataaacacacacacagtcacacagctgtTTCACAGAAGGCACAGGTGTTATCTGTGCTCCACtatgacacacagacaatgaCGCACGGGATTACAGTGTCACTTCAGTTCATCTTGTGCAGGGGATAAGTATGTACTCTACAATCTCTGTACACAGCTGTGGATCCCAATCATTATTTGTCACTACATTCATTTGTATATGCATACAGTAATGTGTAATAAATACCTACTTCACATTTACTGTGCAGAATTTTACTGGTTCTTCCTGCATCACACAAAATCTTAAGTTAGAAAGCACCAATTTATACCCTCTAATGAAGAGCATGTGGTTTTAATTTTCCATGTAAGCTCCTCTTTGCCCCTCTGTCTACTTATCCTGCTTTCATCCCCCCTAGTGAAGCAGATTGAAGATTTAGTTCTAAATATTTGGACACAAAATCGGCTTGGGAGGAAAAAAGGTCTGGTAAACCTTCAAATTACAAACAGGAGTTAAAAAGTTAATGATTTACCTTGGGTTACTTCATCCTACCATACTCAAACAAGCAAAGATGCTGAAACCTCAAGGCAGTTAAAAATACCTACATGTATTTACTCAATGTTTGTCCTATATTTCCTCTTCATTTTTTGAACTAAACAAGTAATCCATCCAGTTTGTTTACTGACAGATGTGACCTGAATGTTCAGCTCAGCTGTGAAGTTTTACAATATAGGCTGCATTAAGAACAGACAGTTGCTTGTGATGCAGATCACCATGGAGATGACTGGATAATCTTCAGTTGCAACAAATGCACAGATTCCTCAGGTATTATTCATGTCACCCCACAatcaaaaaaatacaaatatttgctAACCACTAGGAAATGacagtaaaaatattttataaaaacagCCACTTCTGGAGTACATAAACCTCCCCTTCCTGAAAACTAAACCTAATAACATTTCAAAATGACTTTCAATGTAATAAAGCTTTTACGAGATTCCTCTGACATTGTACATATTATGTGGAAAAACAGGGACACAGCGCAGCCTCACGTAAATCTTTGTGCCGCAAAAGCTCAAATCTGCTTTCCATCCACTGATAAACAGTTGATTAGTATCTTCAAAAATATCATAGATTGGGTTTCAAAAATCCCCTGGGCTCAGCTTTGATAAAAAAGAACAAGGTCCTCAAAAGCTTTGGCAGTAATAGAAATAGAGAGTGTATTCATTGATGGTTGGAGTGATTCAATGCTGTAGCCTTGCATATTTTGTGGTGGCCTTGAGAGAGGTTTTATGATGAAGGGAGGCAGGGAGTGCTCTTCAATCACTGTACCAACACAACCACAATACACTACTGTGTATTACTCATGTTCAATTTCCATGGTCTTTTCAAACTAATTACATTGTTTTTTATCTCTTTACTATTCAGTGTCAATTTCTCACTCATGGTTTTTGTGATCATTTGACTAATAACAGCCTCTTATTCTCTTCTTGGTTGTCTGTCCACATTCAGCTCTCATCCCTCCCCCACGGCACTGCCTGCCTGGCTGCTATATGTTGGCGTGCACAcattggtggtggtggtgctggtagtAAAAGAATGGGAAGGATGGGAAAGGAAGGTGGAGGGGTCCTCCGGTGAGTAGAGGTTGCCGTGGTAACCAGCAGAGCCAACCAGTAGCTGCGGTACTCATAATGGTTGGCCGTATATGGATGTCTAGTGAATGAGGAAGTGGGATTCATCAATCCAGTACTCTCAGGAAGAAGGAGCATGGTAAAATGATTATGCTACTGCAGTTTCATCCAGTAACAAATGTTTCTCAATTAATACCAGGAGATGGAGCAGACACTATGGCCCTAATTGAGGATATGCAGATAAttaatgcatgcacacatgatgggtacacacacacacaaagctctaCACATGTAATGATGCACAGCAAAGTGAGTGTGCTTGATGCTCCAAGTGTGAGTTAGTGTGTGAACACTAACAGACAACGGTGTCTCAATTCAAGGCACATGGAGAAAGAGTTGTGCTCAGCAAAAACACAGGCGCACATCCTCTGTTAGATTCTCAAGTCACTGTCCTACAGTATATACTATACTATGCAATATAGCAAGCTAGCTGCACCCATCTCCCGTTGACAGTCCATTAGCATCAGCAGCCTCATCTGACTTTGGCACATTGCAGAAGctgagaaaacacactgtgactgcAAGTGCATGCAcctgcacatacagtacacaccaacacaaaccCACATATGAACCCAGtgacacatgaaaaaacatCTACTGTGAGATATTTTCAGGACAGAATTCTCTTATTTTTGGTGATCTATTAATGgcaaatttaaacaaaaaatgttgGTTTCACAGGCAAATTTTTGGATTTAAAGATGGGTTTCAAACAATTGAATATTCCCAATGAGTTTCAGCTTTGTAATGGCAACAGTTTGCAGTTTTTCTGTCCTAAATGAAAGTCAATACCAAGTGCCTAGTTCagatttaaaatatattatcaAGTAAAAACTAGAAAGTAGAAATTTGGACAGACCCATGTGACAGATGAGGGGGGTGACGAACATACAAGGATGGGgaattcctttttttgttgAGGTTTCtacagggacagagaggagcagacgTCCTACAGTCCCAATTATAGATATCTTAGGTCTGGGCAAACAGAGACCATTAAACCTgagccaaaaacacacactccttaaAAGCAGGGACAAGCCACCActcagcaggagagggagagagacagagaaagagagagtgtgtgtgtgtgtgtgtgtgtgcgttgaaGCACCCTGCATTTCCTGTGTACAtgtgcacaagtgtgtgtgctCAATTACCCTGTAGAGAAATAAATGGGtggaggaaaagagggagggggCGAGAGCGACTGCCAGAGGGAGATGTTAAATTGATCCCTGTCCTGCAGTTTTGGTATCTGGAAAAAAGAGAACTGCTGcacgtgtttgtgtttgacgtGCACATGTGTGGAGAGGACTGATTTAAGCCCCACACAGCAGGGGATCTACCATTTTTCCAAACACACATTGGCACAATGGAGTAAAGCTGGTGTGAGCCTAATGGTTATAGACACAAACAATTAGAAACTCAAACCATGCCAGCTTCCGCATGCATAGAATCACCTATAATCCTGCTTTTCCTtgtcaaaaaaaatcaatttgtttATCCACCAGATTTGTGAGCCTTATTTTATTCTGTCCATACAGCTGTCAGCATATAGGGCTGGCACAGTTAGCTGAGACCAGCCAAACTATTCAATTTACAGTTTTCACACTGTTGGAAGAGACATTGGAGACATACTGGAAGACATTTCTTatcttttctgacattttatagaCCACACAGTTCATCAATTATTTCAAAAAAATGGCAGCTGGGCTCTGTGGATGTCACAGACATGTGTGTCAATATCTGTTCATGTCTTCCTTATTATTAAA
This window encodes:
- the LOC114442215 gene encoding serine/threonine-protein phosphatase 2A 55 kDa regulatory subunit B gamma isoform isoform X2; this translates as MGEDTDATPTLNHRGFLPDHNYVTEADIISTVEFNHTGELLATGDKGGRVVIFQREPESKTEPFSQGEYNVYSTFQSHEPEFDYLKSLEIEEKINKIRWLPQQNAAHFLLSTNDKTIKLWKVSERDKRPEGYNLKDEEGRIKDISTVTSLQVPVLKPMDLMVEVSPRRVFANAHTYHVNSISVNSDYETYMSADDLRINLWHLDITDRSFNIVDIKPANMEDLTEVITAAEFHPHHCNLFVYSSSKGTLRLCDMREAALCDKHSKLFEEPEDPSARSFFSEIISSVSDVKFSHSGRYLLTRDYLTAKVWDLNMESKPLETYQVHDYLRSKLCSLYENDCIFDKFECAWNGSDSVIMTGAYNNFFRMFDRNTKRDVTLEASRESSKPRAVLKPRRVCAAGGKRRKDDISVDSLDFTKKILHTAWHPNENIIAIAATNNLYIFQDKLNSEMH
- the LOC114442215 gene encoding serine/threonine-protein phosphatase 2A 55 kDa regulatory subunit B beta isoform isoform X1; translation: MLSPIQVLCSDITTLSLEPEPFASYTEADIISTVEFNHTGELLATGDKGGRVVIFQREPESKTEPFSQGEYNVYSTFQSHEPEFDYLKSLEIEEKINKIRWLPQQNAAHFLLSTNDKTIKLWKVSERDKRPEGYNLKDEEGRIKDISTVTSLQVPVLKPMDLMVEVSPRRVFANAHTYHVNSISVNSDYETYMSADDLRINLWHLDITDRSFNIVDIKPANMEDLTEVITAAEFHPHHCNLFVYSSSKGTLRLCDMREAALCDKHSKLFEEPEDPSARSFFSEIISSVSDVKFSHSGRYLLTRDYLTAKVWDLNMESKPLETYQVHDYLRSKLCSLYENDCIFDKFECAWNGSDSVIMTGAYNNFFRMFDRNTKRDVTLEASRESSKPRAVLKPRRVCAAGGKRRKDDISVDSLDFTKKILHTAWHPNENIIAIAATNNLYIFQDKLNSEMH